A window of Trichoderma atroviride chromosome 3, complete sequence contains these coding sequences:
- a CDS encoding uncharacterized protein (BUSCO:EOG092D3LRW): MAELSSNWKILQARLKAGAASQPPVKRKAEEQLQSSAKRKSTGKSESKSSFPPSRKKKAPARRMGGVQSSIAVDKPKQNPSPSLAIWAKDHEVSTEDLAEAYGLGVKGNAMMLASQKDKVNHGLSSGVEIGKYVAIDCEMVGVGPGGHESALARISAVDFHGRQIYDSYVKPVERVTNWRTAVSGISQKEMRFAREFSEVQKEVHDIIKDRILIGHDIKHDLEALKLSHSPRNIRDTAKYPAFKKYGHGRKPALKVLAREILGFEIQNGPHSSTEDARATMLLFRKHKSGFDMDNTNRYAPKQTANASASRSKKKNKKKS, translated from the coding sequence ATGGCCGAACTATCCTCCAACTGGAAAATCCTTCAAGCCCGATTGAAGGCCGGGGCTGCTTCCCAGCCGCCTGTGAAACGAAAGGCTGAAGAGCAGCTACAATCCTCagcgaaaagaaaatctaCCGGGAAATCTGAGAGTAAAAGCAGCTTTCCGCCAAgtcgcaagaagaaggcaccTGCTCGTAGAATGGGCGGTGTTCAGAGTTCAATCGCGGTAGACAAGCCCAAGCAGAACCCATCTCCCTCACTGGCGATATGGGCCAAGGATCATGAGGTCTCAACTGAGGATCTGGCAGAGGCCTATGGCCTAGGAGTCAAAGGCAATGCTATGATGCTCGCATCCCAGAAGGACAAAGTAAATCACGGCCTTTCCAGCGGAGTTGAGATTGGAAAATATGTCGCCATCGACTGCGAGATGGTGGGAGTTGGGCCGGGTGGGCATGAATCTGCGCTGGCACGTATTAGTGCTGTTGATTTTCACGGACGGCAAATCTACGATTCATATGTGAAGCCAGTCGAACGTGTTACCAATTGGAGAACTGCCGTGAGCGGAATCTCTcaaaaagagatgagatTCGCACGAGAATTCAGCGAAGTACAAAAAGAAGTCCACGACATCATAAAAGACAGGATTTTAATTGGCCACGATATCAAGCATGACTTGGAAGCCCTCAAACTAAGCCACTCTCCAAGGAACATTCGCGATACCGCCAAATATCCAGCCTTCAAAAAGTATGGCCATGGACGGAAGCCGGCACTGAAAGTTCTTGCTAGAGAAATTCTTGGTTTTGAGATCCAAAATGGCCCGCACTCTAGCACAGAGGATGCTAGAGCTACTATGCTCTTATTTCGGAAGCATAAATCTGGCTTTGACATGGACAATACGAACCGATATGCTCCAAAACAGACAGCCAACGCCAGCGCGTCTCGttcgaaaaagaagaacaagaagaagtcatGA
- a CDS encoding uncharacterized protein (SECRETED:SignalP(1-21)~CAZy:GH125) gives MSLQLFAAALLGFGAVTPVLGRDDSQVPLPNYGAFCPDYALYSTYPHRPFSTGPLALPYQRPNPQCRTFQSDEIERVIKEVTSRIKDPDLARLFENTFPSTTDTTVKFHTNGEKETAFVRLDGRRQDDGAWEGPQSFIITGDIIAEWLRDSTNQLRPYQALAKKDPAIFSLILGAINTQSEYVIQSPYCNAFQPPPISELSVSANGQDDLVHPAYEPSVVFECKYELDSLAHFLALGNDFYDHTGSTDFVNRRWLLAVEILLGVLKQQSQSTFDPESSQYERNTYTFQRWTNTGTETLNLQGVGNPLNSETGLVRSAFRPSDDATILGFFIPANAMMSVELGRAAKVLQAAGKKTLARKLAKWSEQLRAGVLEHGVIKHKKYGDVFAYEVDGYGSSILMDDANYPSLLALPVMGFCDVNDPIYQNTRKMLLEKKGNPYYLKGKSFQGIGGPHIGLENAWPMSLLLQAQTSNDDKEIKACIDLVLKASPRGLIHESVDVNYVNQYTRSWFAWANGVFAVTILDLAKRKPHLVFGPGAEPYEI, from the exons AtgtctctccagctcttcgcAGCCGCATTGCTGGGCTTCGGCGCAGTGACGCCGGTGCTTGGCCGGGACGACTCGCAGGTTCCGCTGCCCAACTACGGCGCCTTCTGTCCCGATTATGCGCTCTACTCTACATATCCGCA TCGTCCCTTCAGCACTGGCCCGCTGGCCCTGCCTTACCAGCGGCCAAATCCACAATGCCGGACGTTCCAATCGGACGAAATCGAGAGAGTCATTAAAGAAGTGACATCTAGAATCAAGGATCCAGATCTGGCACGCCTCTTCGAGAACACATTCCCCTCTACGACGGATACTACCGTGAAGTTCCACACCAATGGCGAGAAGGAAACGGCCTTTGTCCGTCTTGATGGCCGGCGGCAAGACGATGGCGCATGGGAGGGACCCCAGTCGTTTATCATCACAGGAGATATCATTGCAGAGTGGCTGCGTGACTCGACAAACCAACTACGGCCCTACCAGgccctggccaagaaggatccCGCCATCTTTAGCTTGATCCTCGGTGCAATCAACACGCAGTCCGAGTATGTCATTCAGTCGCCGTACTGCAATGCGTTCCAGCCACCCCCCATCAGCGAACTGTCCGTCTCCGCCAATGGTCAGGACGATTTGGTGCACCCGGCGTACGAGCCCAGTGTGGTGTTTGAGTGCAAATACGAACTCGATTCGCTGGCGCACTTTTTGGCGCTGGGAAATGACTTTTACGACCACACCGGGTCGACTGACTTTGTGAACAGACGGTGGCTCCTTGCCGTTGAGATTCTGTTGGGGGTATTGAAGCAGCAATCGCAGTCGACATTTGATCCCGAATCAAGCCAATACGAAAGAAACACTTACACGTTCCAGCGATGGACCAATACTGGCACTGAGACGCTCAATCTACAAGGCGTCGGAAACCCGCTGAATAGCGAGACGGGCCTGGTTCGCTCAGCGTTCAGGCCAAGTGACGATGCTACTATCCTAGGCTTCTTCATTCCGGCAAATGCTATGATGTCTGTGGAGCTTGGTCGGGCTGCCAAGGTGCTGCAGGCCGCAGGCAAGAAGACACTAGCTAGAAAGCTAGCCAAGTGGAGCGAGCAGCTCCGCGCTGGAGTACTGGAGCATGGTGTTATCAAGCATAAGAAATATGGCGACGTATTCGCCTATGAGGTTGACGGATATGgttcttccatcttgatggacGATGCCAATTACCCTTCacttcttgctcttccagtGATGGGATTCTGCGATGTAAATGATCCGATATATCAAAACACAAGGAAGATGctgttggaaaagaagggcaaCCCATACTATTTGAAGGGCAAATCTTTCCAAGGAATTGGAG GTCCTCATATTGGCTTGGAAAATGCATGGCCCATGAGCCTGCTGCTCCAAGCCCAGACTTCAAACGACGACAAGGAGATCAAGGCATGTATCGATTTGGTATTGAAGGCATCCCCTCGAGGTCTCATTCACGAGAGCGTGGATGTTAATTACGTGAACCAGTACACGCGAAGCTGGTTTGCTTGGGCGAACGGCGTCTTTGCTGTGACGATTTTGGACTTGGCGAAGCGGAAACCGCATTTGGTGTTTGGGCCGGGAGCTGAGCCGTATGAGATTTAA
- a CDS encoding uncharacterized protein (CAZy:GH125) — translation MRSTLHIRSLFQPHVSPIMISYERQGLTKNCSRPFSTGPLALPYQRPNPQCRTFQSDEIERVIKEVTSRIKDPDLARLFENTFPSTTDTTVKFHTNGEKETAFVRLDGRRQDDGAWEGPQSFIITGDIIAEWLRDSTNQLRPYQALAKKDPAIFSLILGAINTQSEYVIQSPYCNAFQPPPISELSVSANGQDDLVHPAYEPSVVFECKYELDSLAHFLALGNDFYDHTGSTDFVNRRWLLAVEILLGVLKQQSQSTFDPESSQYERNTYTFQRWTNTGTETLNLQGVGNPLNSETGLVRSAFRPSDDATILGFFIPANAMMSVELGRAAKVLQAAGKKTLARKLAKWSEQLRAGVLEHGVIKHKKYGDVFAYEVDGYGSSILMDDANYPSLLALPVMGFCDVNDPIYQNTRKMLLEKKGNPYYLKGKSFQGIGGPHIGLENAWPMSLLLQAQTSNDDKEIKACIDLVLKASPRGLIHESVDVNYVNQYTRSWFAWANGVFAVTILDLAKRKPHLVFGPGAEPYEI, via the exons ATGCGCTCTACTCTACATATCCGCAGTTTGTTCCAGCCCCATGTGTCCCCTATTATGATATCGTATGAGCGTCAAGGTCTGACCAAAAACTGCAGTCGTCCCTTCAGCACTGGCCCGCTGGCCCTGCCTTACCAGCGGCCAAATCCACAATGCCGGACGTTCCAATCGGACGAAATCGAGAGAGTCATTAAAGAAGTGACATCTAGAATCAAGGATCCAGATCTGGCACGCCTCTTCGAGAACACATTCCCCTCTACGACGGATACTACCGTGAAGTTCCACACCAATGGCGAGAAGGAAACGGCCTTTGTCCGTCTTGATGGCCGGCGGCAAGACGATGGCGCATGGGAGGGACCCCAGTCGTTTATCATCACAGGAGATATCATTGCAGAGTGGCTGCGTGACTCGACAAACCAACTACGGCCCTACCAGgccctggccaagaaggatccCGCCATCTTTAGCTTGATCCTCGGTGCAATCAACACGCAGTCCGAGTATGTCATTCAGTCGCCGTACTGCAATGCGTTCCAGCCACCCCCCATCAGCGAACTGTCCGTCTCCGCCAATGGTCAGGACGATTTGGTGCACCCGGCGTACGAGCCCAGTGTGGTGTTTGAGTGCAAATACGAACTCGATTCGCTGGCGCACTTTTTGGCGCTGGGAAATGACTTTTACGACCACACCGGGTCGACTGACTTTGTGAACAGACGGTGGCTCCTTGCCGTTGAGATTCTGTTGGGGGTATTGAAGCAGCAATCGCAGTCGACATTTGATCCCGAATCAAGCCAATACGAAAGAAACACTTACACGTTCCAGCGATGGACCAATACTGGCACTGAGACGCTCAATCTACAAGGCGTCGGAAACCCGCTGAATAGCGAGACGGGCCTGGTTCGCTCAGCGTTCAGGCCAAGTGACGATGCTACTATCCTAGGCTTCTTCATTCCGGCAAATGCTATGATGTCTGTGGAGCTTGGTCGGGCTGCCAAGGTGCTGCAGGCCGCAGGCAAGAAGACACTAGCTAGAAAGCTAGCCAAGTGGAGCGAGCAGCTCCGCGCTGGAGTACTGGAGCATGGTGTTATCAAGCATAAGAAATATGGCGACGTATTCGCCTATGAGGTTGACGGATATGgttcttccatcttgatggacGATGCCAATTACCCTTCacttcttgctcttccagtGATGGGATTCTGCGATGTAAATGATCCGATATATCAAAACACAAGGAAGATGctgttggaaaagaagggcaaCCCATACTATTTGAAGGGCAAATCTTTCCAAGGAATTGGAG GTCCTCATATTGGCTTGGAAAATGCATGGCCCATGAGCCTGCTGCTCCAAGCCCAGACTTCAAACGACGACAAGGAGATCAAGGCATGTATCGATTTGGTATTGAAGGCATCCCCTCGAGGTCTCATTCACGAGAGCGTGGATGTTAATTACGTGAACCAGTACACGCGAAGCTGGTTTGCTTGGGCGAACGGCGTCTTTGCTGTGACGATTTTGGACTTGGCGAAGCGGAAACCGCATTTGGTGTTTGGGCCGGGAGCTGAGCCGTATGAGATTTAA
- a CDS encoding uncharacterized protein (EggNog:ENOG41) has protein sequence MSSSDAPPPTKPKQINLLRGWPSPHLLPADLLSAACQRVLADPVESVPILQYAPDPGYQPLRERLAQWLGQHYGVEPDANRICITGGASQNLACILQSFTDPHYTRAVWMVAPCYHLSFGMFEDAGFAGRLRAAPEDDEGLDVEELERRLAAWESAEKLGSHQEPKPFKNPGPYRKLYRHIIYVVPTCSNPSGKTLSVQRRESLVKLARKYDALVVCDDVYEFLQWPLEGPTTAQRPPEMRLPRLCDIDMSLGRAEIDPQGFGHTVSNGSFSKIAGPGVRTGWAEGTPAFALGLSKTASSMSGGAPSQLCAAMLADLLRTGELANFIDTKTRPALQRRHRIMMNAVKQYLAPLGVVSQESSIQGQSIYGGYFVWLTLTQGPSGLLVSDAALREENIVLGRGNMFAVRGDEEGAKFDNAIRLCFSWEPEEALIDGVRRLGLLLQRMQANVGYYEKLVAGVTDSDRPVSSWV, from the exons ATGTCCAGCTCAGACGCTCCACCACCAACAAAGCCAAAGCAAATCAACTTACTGCGCGGATGGCCTTCACCACATCTCCTCCCCGCAGACCTCCTCTCAGCAGCCTGCCAGCGCGTCCTGGCCGACCCCGTCGAGAGCGTCCCCATCCTGCAATATGCCCCTGATCCGGGCTACCAGCCGCTGAGGGAGAGGCTGGCCCAGTGGCTCGGCCAGCATTACGGCGTGGAGCCGGATGCCAATCGTATTTGCATCACCGGCGGCGCAAGCCAGAACCTGGCCTGCATCCTCCAGAGCTTCACGGATCCGCATTACACCCGGGCTGTGTGGATGGTTGCGCCTTGCTACCACTTGTCGTTTGGCATGTTTGAGGACGCAGGCTTTGCGGGGAGACTGAGGGCGGCGCcggaggatgacgaggggCTTGATgttgaggagctggagaggagaCTGGCCGCTTGGGAGAGCGCAGAGAAGCTTGGGTCACATCAGGAG CCCAAGCCATTCAAAAACCCTGGCCCGTATAGAAAGCTCTATAGGCACATCATTTACGTTGTGCCAACTTGCTCCAACCCGTCAGGAAAGACGCTATCAGTCCAGCGACGCGAGAGCCTTGTCAAACTAGCTCGAAAGTACGATGCTCTCGTTGTCTGCGACGATGTCTATGAGTTCTTGCAGTGGCCACTCGAGGGGCCTACTACTGCTCAACGGCCGCCAGAAATGAGGCTCCCCCGCCTGTGCGATATCGACATGTCACTGGGTCGGGCGGAAATCGACCCTCAAGGCTTTGGACACACAGTGAGCAATGGATCCTTTAGCAAGATTGCGGGACCAGGTGTCCGGACGGGATGGGCAGAGGGTACTCCGGCCTTTGCTTTAGGACTATCCAAGACGGCATCTTCCATGTCTGGCGGTGCTCCAAGTCAGCTCTGCGCCGCGATGCTGGCCGATTTGCTTCGGACTGGCGAGCTGGCCAACTTCATCGACACAAAGACTCGGCCGGCGTTACAGAGGCGACATAGGATTATGATGAACGCTGTAAAACAGTACTTGGCCCCTCTCGGTGTTGTATCACAGGAATCCAGCATCCAGGGCCAGAGCATTTATGGTGGCTATTTCGTATGGCTTACACTAACCCAGGGACCCTCAGGACTGCTAGTCTCAGATGCTGCGTTGAGAGAGGAGAACATCGTTCTTGGAAGAGGAAACATGTTTGCGGTTCGAGGGGACGAAGAAGGCGCGAAATTTGACAACGCAATCAGactctgcttctcctggGAGCCCGAGGAGGCACTGATTGATGGCGTCCGGAGGCTTGGGCTCCTGTTGCAACGCATGCAGGCCAATGTCGGTTATTATGAAAAATTAGTAGCGGGAGTCACAGACAGTGATCGTCCAGTCAGTAGTTGGGTATAA
- a CDS encoding uncharacterized protein (BUSCO:EOG092D20QX), whose protein sequence is MGELSDYLVEHDPNFRKTRLPALYSDFRSQRTLNPDGYHANISAWLLALARLASEGLLSRQGSKSSALVFNIDESLRRSLSSKQFGQPLALGTVINEALAQRDLIPLQTFLQSTQNIYQQQQSWSQVPWNIMGWALRQIGVIDPTRGEDKIPKGNYVVMKNVEATSRELGETIAERTSRYDRAFTRAQFQTLFESVLAKDQRLSETDFDVLLKFLSRDKDMIEYNGNTVRIRGLGEERGITEEDASIASIKELMDSLEHQVNLLDKRIHELDQEAKNAVLRKNRVTALAALKSKKRAESSLSTRYATLSQLEEVASRLQQASDQVQLVKVMESSASALQSLNAQIGGSERVGITMDHLREQMSATDELTAILSEPTGDVVDEGEIDDELEALEMEQNKEEEEKQRRKEEAREAAKAKKELDELPSVPTEDAERIGAQSPTRATGIANLSLGN, encoded by the exons ATGGGCGAGCTATCTGATTACTTGGTCGAGCACGATCCCAACTTCCGCAA AACTCGACTCCCTGCGCTGTATTCCGACTTTCGGTCACAAAGGACTCTAAACCCAGATGGATACCACGCGAACATCTCGGCCTGGCTACTTGCTCTCGCGAGATTAGCCTCTGAAGGGCTATTATCTCGCCAGGGTTCCAAGTCGAGCGCTCTCGTTTTCAATATCGACGAATCACTACGACGGTCGCTGAGTAGCAAGCAATTTGGCCAGCCATTAGCGCTCGGCACTGTCATCAATGAAGCGCTGGCACAAAGGGATCTGATACCTCTGCAGACTTTCCTGCAGTCAACCCAGAATATAtatcaacagcaacagaGCTGGTCACAGGTGCCATGGAATATCATGGGATGGGCGCTGCGGCAAATAGGAGTCATCGACCCGACTCGAGGCGAAGATAAGATACCCAAGGGCAATTACGTTGTCATGAAGAATGTAGAAGCAACCAGCCGGGAGCTGGGAGAAACGATTGCCGAAAGAACATCACGATATGACCGAGCTTTTACGCGAGCTCAGTTCCAGACACTGTTCGAATCAGTGCTGGCTAAGGATCAGCGACTGTCCGAGACAGATTTTGATGTGCTGTTAAAATTCCTATCCCGAGATAAGGATATGATTGAATACAATGGCAATACGGTCCGCATCCGGGGACTTGGTGAAGAAAGAGGCATCACCGAGGAAGATGCGTCTATCGCATCTATCAAAGAGCTGATGGACAGCCTGGAACATCAAGTCAATCTACTTGACAAGCGGATACATGAACTAGATCAAGAGGCAAAGAATGCAGTTCTACGCAAGAATCGCGTAACAGCTTTGGCGGCGCTCAAATCGAAGAAACGGGCCGAATCTTCTTTATCAACACGATATGCCACTCTCAGCCAGCTCGAGGAGGTGGCTTCAAGGCTACAGCAGGCTTCCGACCAGGTGCAGTTGGTCAAAGTCATGGAATCATCGGCCAGTGCGCTACAGAGCCTCAACGCCCAAATTGGCGGCTCCGAAAGGGTTGGGATCACGATGGATCATCTCAGAGAGCAAATGAGCGCGACAGATGAATTAACTGCCATTTTATCTGAGCCCACTGGCGACGTTGTAGATGAAGGGGAgattgatgatgagctggaagccttggagatggagcagaacaaggaagaggaagagaagcagcGCCGCAAGGAGGAGGCTAGGGAAGCTGCTAAagccaagaaggagctcgATGAGCTGCCATCTGTACCAACGGAAGATGCAGAGAGAATAGGGGCTCAATCACCAACAAGGGCGACGGGTATTGCGAATCTGTCACTCGGTAATtag
- a CDS encoding uncharacterized protein (BUSCO:EOG092D1LC1) — translation MPRPQDESSTEPIQALPAAAPAAKFSYMRHSTSTIEPFPTSPSESSLVFRNSNPSRASLYASTLSPPGSRSMSPAGRGSPSRVLSSTVFDIGQNRVLPENVGDDPGEPLNLILRSFVPHVSVCASRDTEALIREKGFQNGLWELLRPFGENIQGKVNIRDSNGVGRIFEDFSIRFTRFGENIERPDALSSGSQQAPPPRNPNGAQERGAGNRSAINDIESVVERHLSYAEESFLGMPHKSIMMKYGSDSEAASPYYALYLRRLLSGLPISAHETFAHPVACIIAISSRNPAPIEELRRLYSETSQGEKKLPSWVDGDYLRYYVLVHDEENDDITRSMGLFEQMKRHLGLHCHLLRLRCSQSVETDDDSIPLPRSDWMSAPEELAEIRRSENDEDFEDPSRYIFESDAIAIRTFVREMLMQSIIPTMERHATIWNDQVASKRRGITGRFMSLSKRWTGFGSSSRSSSSSNSISINTSKDGYDPSGFYRADTSEAIMRKLADFAFMLRDWKLAHSTYDLLRSDFSESKAWKYHAATNEMAAISLLLMPQQLTSKSRAETVDQMLESAFYSYNTRCSSPYGATRTLILAQELLRLRGGSSIDDAARWCTRLLETKILGRIGDALVKERLAICYASKLGVGSWSWGSRRRKSAAWSVFAARAWAQQSKHIPAQRCLNEAKKMYETLPHGQGISRFASARETMDSLQRELTEKLEYPAGHGRGVPEDAIDDTIDEESEALTDMRSRRASNLARGGALETAPLHNEEMSKDTNEDIDKEGFE, via the coding sequence ATGCCACGGCCTCAAGATGAATCGTCTACGGAACCGATTCAGGCGCTGCCCGCCGCGGCCCCCGCCGCAAAGTTCTCTTATATGAGGCATTCGACCTCGACGATTGAGCCCTTCCCCACGTCTCCTTCGGAATCATCGCTCGTCTTTCGAAACTCGAACCCCTCCAGAGCCTCTTTATACGCCTCGACATTATCCCCTCCGGGGTCAAGGTCCATGTCGCCAGCGGGGCGGGGATCTCCATCGAGAGTCCTGTCAAGCACTGTATTCGACATAGGCCAGAATCGTGTGTTGCCAGAGAATGTTGGGGATGATCCCGGCGAACCACTGAATCTGATTCTCAGATCGTTTGTGCCTCATGTATCTGTCTGTGCCTCGCGGGACACAGAGGCTTTAATTCGTGAAAAGGGTTTCCAAAATGGATTGTGGGAGCTATTGCGGCCGTTTGGGGAGAATATCCAAGGAAAGGTAAATATCAGGGATAGCAACGGTGTTGGGCGAATATTTGAAGACTTTTCTATACGATTTACACGGTTCGGCGAAAACATAGAGCGTCCAGATGCGCTATCGTCTGGTTCTCAGCAAGCTCCGCCGCCGCGAAATCCCAACGGAGCGCAGGAAAGAGGTGCCGGCAACAGATCGGCCATAAACGATATCGAAAGCGTTGTTGAGCGACATCTTTCTTATGCAGAGGAATCGTTTCTCGGAATGCCGCACAAGAGTATCATGATGAAATATGGCTCGGATTCTGAGGCTGCTTCACCATACTATGCTTTGTATTTACGACGATTGCTTTCAGGATTGCCCATCTCGGCGCACGAAACCTTTGCTCATCCCGTAGCTTGCATCATAGCTATCAGCTCCCGCAATCCCGCTCCTATAGAAGAGCTACGGAGACTGTACTCTGAAACCAGCCAAGGCGAGAAGAAATTGCCCTCGTGGGTAGATGGAGATTACCTAAGATACTATGTTTTGGTCCACGATGAGGAGAATGATGACATTACGAGATCTATGGGCTTATTTGAGCAAATGAAGCGGCACCTCGGACTTCATTGCCACCTATTGAGGCTACGATGTAGCCAGAGTGTGGAAACCGACGACGATAGCATCCCTCTCCCCCGAAGCGATTGGATGTCTGCACCCGAAGAGTTGGCAGAGATTCGGCGAAGCGAAAACGATGAGGATTTTGAGGATCCATCACGATACATTTTTGAATCAGATGCTATTGCCATCCGCACGTTTGTGCGCGAAATGCTAATGCAGTCGATTATCCCCACTATGGAACGCCACGCCACGATCTGGAACGACCAAGTTGCCTCTAAGCGTAGGGGAATCACAGGAAGATTTATGAGCTTATCAAAAAGATGGACAGGGttcggcagcagctcgcggtcctcatccagcagcaacagcatcagcatcaataCCAGCAAGGACGGCTATGATCCCTCGGGTTTCTACCGTGCCGATACATCTGAAGCCATCATGCGAAAGCTGGCTGATTTTGCCTTTATGTTGCGCGACTGGAAACTAGCCCATTCGACCTACGACCTCTTACGATCCGATTTTAGCGAGTCAAAAGCTTGGAAATACCACGCCGCAACCAACGAAATGGCTGCTATTAGCCTGCTTCTCATGCCGCAGCAATTGACATCTAAGAGCCGCGCGGAGACCGTGGATCAGATGCTAGAATCGGCATTCTATTCCTATAATACACGGTGTAGCTCTCCATATGGCGCAACGAGGACTTTGATTCTGGCCCAGGAGCTCCTACGACTAAGAGGAGGCTCCAGTATCGATGATGCCGCACGATGGTGCACTCGCCTACTCGAAACAAAGATTCTGGGTAGGATTGGAGATGCTTTGGTCAAAGAGCGGTTAGCAATCTGCTATGCCTCCAAGCTAGGTGTCGGCAGTTGGAGTTGGGGTAGTCGGCGGAGAAAGTCAGCAGCTTGGAGCGTCTTTGCTGCCAGAGCCTGGGCACAACAATCCAAGCACATTCCGGCTCAACGGTGCCTGAATGAAGCCAAGAAAATGTACGAAACGCTGCCTCACGGACAGGGCATATCGCGCTTCGCAAGCGCTCGAGAAACCATGGACTCGCTACAGCGTGAGCTGACAGAGAAGCTGGAATACCCGGCTGGGCATGGCCGGGGCGTACCAGAAGACGCGATTGACGATACCATAGACGAAGAGAGCGAGGCGTTGACCGATATGCGCTCAAGGAGAGCAAGCAATCTGGCCCGCGGCGGAGCTTTGGAAACGGCGCCCCTGCACAATGAGGAAATGAGCAAAGATACCAATGAAGATATAGATAAAGAAGGCTTTGAATAG